One segment of Deinococcus humi DNA contains the following:
- a CDS encoding tetratricopeptide repeat protein, which produces MSRIDQELQRISRLTLDRQVGAYRNLHTLSLRNESRNYPGHECILKALLWSEHAIKGAKEPLTVFAVALELQGRHLRRGVVFANFLNKLAIVLTELHRFDEALLWYEEALAIKRVALPAAHPDIASSLNNLANVLVELRRFDEAFLWHEEALAIKRMALPAAHPDIATCLNNLAIVLRELRRFDEALEKHEEALVIRRAALPAGHPDIASSLMGLGSTHAELRRFDEALEKHEEALDIRRAALPTKHLHIAMSLNNLANVLSALRRFDEALEKHEEALAIQRAALPARHPDIATSLNNLAYVLSALRRFDEALEKHDEALMSQRAALPAGHPHIASSFHNIGSVLTDLSRHHDAVQSYQQALEIRREALPDNHPHTAKVLHRLARVFGELDQPAQGLPHTTEALNILLNNEQFPQISKTLWGDVTEVDESVPETLALLLELATHPEAPELPTNTVTALLTFKGNADIEQGLISILHVTATGPLKDRITQLKALQADVARLQYSTDVQDLLRIQEVTAQLQQLEQQIHTDPEGARLAEELQLRMITPPAVQSALQDDEALLNLFVSGDAVYAQILHQDGRHHLHRYAASDLEAQVGHLRQVLADTCLLLHETPLLHPLQGLYVALITPLAGLLGLGEDLKRLVISGDGFLYGLPWDLLCAPDASGARPLLAQVSIRLVPTPWDLLRLHRLPSVLAIDTNPAVLLGVQSFEEHVDSDKDATETGAMNLPPELRSAPVRFATRSAVMTTGGADSLPRYGNLSGTEQEIRMLTALLTERGRSVVSHLSPEASEQTLLNIGVAPWMLHFSTHSDVWDTEQTRPLYQRAERADPRYDPAHPFSQAVVLLDGYTRRNFQGVLRAWELGSLNLRGTEMVIFSSCNSGLGDMTAGRGVAGLSQAAFLAGAQRTITTLWPVLDATTPEWMGNVYKARLDGASWQDAVRKEKLRMLGEEQPVSAWAPFVLNGLP; this is translated from the coding sequence ATTGTGCTCACTGAGCTCCACCGATTCGACGAGGCCCTTCTCTGGTATGAGGAAGCTTTGGCGATCAAACGGGTGGCTCTGCCCGCTGCACATCCGGACATCGCTAGCAGCCTGAACAATCTGGCCAATGTACTCGTTGAGCTCCGCCGCTTCGACGAGGCCTTCCTCTGGCATGAAGAAGCTCTGGCGATCAAACGGATGGCCCTGCCCGCTGCACATCCGGACATCGCTACCTGCCTGAACAACTTGGCCATTGTGCTCAGAGAGCTCCGCCGCTTCGATGAGGCCCTGGAAAAGCACGAGGAAGCTCTGGTGATTCGGCGGGCGGCTCTGCCCGCTGGACACCCGGACATCGCTTCCAGCTTAATGGGCCTAGGCAGTACGCACGCTGAGCTCCGCCGCTTCGATGAGGCCCTTGAAAAGCACGAGGAAGCCCTAGATATCAGGCGCGCGGCGCTACCGACTAAACACCTACACATCGCAATGAGCTTGAACAACCTAGCCAATGTGCTTTCCGCTCTTCGCCGCTTCGATGAGGCTCTCGAAAAGCACGAGGAAGCCCTGGCAATCCAACGGGCGGCCCTGCCCGCTAGACACCCGGACATCGCTACCAGCCTGAACAATCTGGCTTATGTGCTTTCCGCTCTTCGCCGCTTCGATGAGGCCCTCGAAAAGCACGACGAAGCCCTGATGAGCCAACGGGCAGCCCTGCCGGCTGGACATCCACACATCGCATCAAGTTTCCACAACATAGGAAGCGTCCTCACGGACTTGAGCCGCCACCACGACGCTGTCCAGAGTTATCAGCAGGCCCTCGAGATCCGGCGAGAGGCCCTCCCTGACAATCATCCTCACACTGCCAAAGTGCTGCACCGTCTGGCCCGCGTTTTCGGTGAGCTTGACCAGCCGGCGCAAGGCCTTCCCCACACCACCGAAGCCCTGAACATCCTGCTGAATAACGAGCAGTTCCCGCAGATCAGCAAGACCCTGTGGGGGGATGTGACTGAAGTCGACGAGTCCGTGCCCGAAACCCTGGCACTGTTGCTGGAGCTTGCCACCCATCCTGAGGCCCCTGAGCTCCCTACCAACACGGTGACTGCCCTGCTTACATTTAAAGGCAATGCCGACATTGAGCAGGGTCTCATCAGCATCCTGCACGTCACAGCCACCGGCCCCCTCAAAGATCGTATTACTCAACTCAAGGCCCTTCAGGCCGACGTCGCCCGACTTCAATACAGCACTGATGTCCAGGACCTCCTGCGAATACAGGAGGTCACCGCACAACTCCAGCAGCTCGAACAGCAGATTCACACGGATCCCGAAGGGGCCCGGCTCGCCGAAGAACTGCAACTGCGCATGATCACCCCCCCCGCGGTGCAATCTGCCCTGCAGGACGACGAAGCGCTGCTGAACCTGTTCGTCTCAGGAGACGCGGTGTACGCCCAGATCTTGCACCAGGACGGCCGGCATCACCTGCACCGCTACGCCGCATCAGACCTCGAAGCGCAGGTGGGCCACCTGCGCCAGGTCCTGGCTGATACATGCCTCCTGCTGCACGAAACTCCTTTGCTGCACCCCCTGCAGGGGTTGTACGTGGCCCTGATCACTCCCCTCGCTGGGCTGCTGGGGCTGGGAGAGGATCTCAAACGACTAGTCATCAGTGGCGACGGCTTCCTGTACGGTCTGCCATGGGACCTGCTGTGCGCACCGGACGCGTCCGGTGCCCGTCCCCTGCTGGCCCAGGTCAGTATCCGCCTGGTGCCCACCCCCTGGGACCTGCTGCGCCTGCACCGTCTTCCGTCGGTGCTAGCAATCGACACGAATCCCGCTGTGTTGCTGGGCGTTCAGTCCTTCGAAGAACACGTTGACAGCGATAAGGATGCAACCGAGACCGGGGCCATGAATCTCCCTCCGGAGTTGCGCTCCGCACCAGTCCGGTTCGCAACGCGTAGCGCGGTCATGACGACTGGTGGAGCTGACAGTCTGCCCAGGTACGGGAACCTGAGCGGCACTGAGCAAGAGATTCGCATGCTGACTGCGCTGCTCACAGAGCGCGGGCGCTCCGTGGTCTCTCACTTAAGCCCTGAAGCCTCAGAGCAGACCCTGCTGAACATTGGAGTGGCCCCCTGGATGCTGCATTTCTCGACGCATTCAGACGTGTGGGACACTGAACAGACCCGCCCGCTGTACCAGCGGGCTGAGCGGGCTGATCCCCGGTATGATCCGGCCCATCCCTTCTCACAGGCCGTGGTGCTGCTCGACGGCTACACCCGGCGTAACTTCCAGGGGGTCTTGCGGGCCTGGGAATTGGGTAGCCTGAACCTGCGCGGCACGGAAATGGTCATCTTCTCGTCGTGCAATTCGGGACTGGGGGACATGACGGCCGGCCGGGGGGTGGCGGGTCTGTCGCAAGCGGCATTCCTGGCGGGTGCGCAGCGGACCATTACGACGCTGTGGCCGGTGTTGGATGCCACGACGCCGGAATGGATGGGCAATGTGTATAAGGCGCGGTTGGATGGCGCGTCGTGGCAGGACGCAGTCCGGAAGGAAAAACTGCGGATGCTGGGAGAGGAACAACCGGTGAGTGCCTGGGCCCCTTTCGTCCTTAATGGCCTCCCCTGA